In a single window of the Acipenser ruthenus chromosome 42, fAciRut3.2 maternal haplotype, whole genome shotgun sequence genome:
- the LOC117966928 gene encoding tachykinin-3-like produces the protein MKSFFVLAILSFLMMVRSCHSSCEEIQEPSGSDLQIKDSSSVNTLPRSFLKRFYDGMNYDGFVGLMGKRTAGSNELPPQKRDMHDFFVGLMGRRNTENGNPVPLKKETFPESRGTIFPNKCKMRFRRFV, from the exons ATGAAAAGTTTCTTCGTGTTGGCAATACTGTCGTTTCTAATGATGGTGAGATCGTGCCACTCAAGTTGCGAGGAGATACAGGAACCAAGTGGCAGCGATTTACAAATAAAG GATAGTTCGAGCGTAAACACACTACCCCGCTCCTTCTTGAAGCGGTTCTATGACGGGATGAATTATGACGGCTTTGTCGGACTCATGGGCAAAAGAACCGCCG gGTCAAACGAACTGCCACCTCAGAAAA GAGATATGCATGATTTCTTTGTTGGACTTATGGGAAGGAGAAACACAGAGAACG GCAATCCAGTCCCTTTAAAAAAGGAAACTTTCCCAGAATCAAGAGGAACCATCTTTCCTAATAAGTGTAAAATGAG GTTTCGTCGCTTCGTGTAG